Proteins encoded within one genomic window of Rhinolophus sinicus isolate RSC01 linkage group LG05, ASM3656204v1, whole genome shotgun sequence:
- the VAMP8 gene encoding vesicle-associated membrane protein 8 translates to MEEASGGGGNDRVRNLQNEVEGVKNIMTQNVERILARGENLDHLRNKTEDLEATSEHFKTTSQKVARKFWWKNVKMIVLICVIVFIIILFIVLFATNVIP, encoded by the exons ATG GAGGAGGCCAGTGGAGGTGGAGGAAATGATCGAGTGCGGAACCTGCAGAATGAGGTGGAGGGAGTCAAGAATATTATGACCCAGAATGTGGAGCGGATCCTAGCCCGAGGAGAAAACTTGGACCATCTCCGCAATAAGACAGAGGATCTGGAAGCCACA TCCGAGCACTTCAAGACAACATCGCAGAAGGTGGCGCGCAAGTTCTGGTGGAAGAACGTGAAGATGATTGTCCTCATCTGCGTGATTGTTTTTATCATCATCCTCTTCATCGTGCTCTTTGCCACTAATGTCATCCCCTAA